A single region of the Pontibacter kalidii genome encodes:
- the rodA gene encoding rod shape-determining protein RodA has translation MEKVLGQRLASTAPRSRRSSGFIAPHLDWVTILLYFLLVALGWMNIYAAVYSPDNVVNILSFDINSGKQLAWIGASFLLIIVLLVVDYKVYEHLAYPIYGFIILLLLVTLVVAKPIAGSRSWLDLGAGIRLQPAELAKFATALAASRFLGSINLRQQNFKDQMILAAITFVPPVIIVLQNETGSALVFAAFILAYFREGMSPLILIIGGSAAAIFILTLLVPKLYLIAGITILMALATWLDYRLLRRFKVLIGLWVVVVGMIFSVDFFVNDVLQPHQQNRIKALINPEADPLGYGWNVTQSKIAIGSGGFWGKGFLEGTQTKFDFVPEQSTDFIFCTIGEEHGWVGSTILIALFLLLLIRIVNIAERQKSVFARTYGYCVASIIFFHFLVNVGMTIGLAPVVGIPLPFFSYGGSSLWSFTILLFILIAIDANRAKDLAR, from the coding sequence ATGGAGAAAGTACTCGGACAAAGACTGGCAAGCACCGCGCCTCGCAGCCGCCGCAGCTCCGGCTTTATTGCCCCGCACCTGGATTGGGTTACCATCCTGCTATATTTTCTGCTGGTGGCGCTGGGCTGGATGAACATCTACGCCGCTGTTTACAGCCCCGACAACGTGGTGAACATCCTGAGCTTCGACATTAACTCAGGCAAGCAATTGGCCTGGATCGGTGCTTCCTTCCTGCTCATCATTGTGCTGCTGGTGGTAGATTACAAAGTATACGAGCACCTGGCTTACCCCATTTACGGCTTCATTATACTGCTGCTGCTGGTAACGCTGGTGGTGGCCAAACCTATTGCAGGCTCGCGCTCCTGGCTCGATTTGGGGGCTGGGATACGCCTGCAGCCTGCCGAGCTGGCCAAATTCGCCACGGCGCTGGCTGCCTCCAGGTTCCTGGGAAGTATAAACCTGCGCCAGCAGAACTTCAAGGACCAAATGATTCTGGCTGCCATCACCTTTGTTCCTCCTGTTATCATTGTACTACAGAACGAGACAGGCTCTGCGCTGGTGTTCGCCGCATTTATACTTGCTTACTTCCGCGAGGGGATGTCGCCGCTTATACTTATCATAGGCGGCTCCGCGGCGGCTATATTTATACTTACGCTGCTGGTGCCCAAGCTCTACCTGATCGCCGGCATCACCATACTCATGGCCCTGGCCACCTGGCTGGACTACCGCCTGCTGCGCCGCTTCAAGGTATTGATCGGGCTTTGGGTCGTTGTGGTGGGGATGATCTTCAGCGTGGATTTCTTTGTGAACGATGTGCTGCAGCCACACCAGCAGAACCGTATCAAGGCGCTTATTAACCCGGAGGCGGACCCGCTGGGCTACGGCTGGAACGTCACACAGTCGAAGATCGCGATCGGCTCCGGCGGCTTCTGGGGCAAGGGCTTTCTGGAAGGCACTCAGACCAAATTTGACTTCGTGCCCGAGCAAAGCACCGACTTTATCTTCTGTACCATCGGCGAGGAGCACGGCTGGGTGGGCAGTACCATTTTAATCGCTCTCTTCCTTTTGCTCCTTATCCGAATTGTGAATATAGCGGAGCGGCAGAAGTCAGTATTCGCCCGAACCTACGGCTATTGCGTGGCCTCCATCATCTTCTTCCACTTCCTGGTAAACGTGGGCATGACGATCGGCCTGGCACCGGTAGTGGGCATCCCGCTACCCTTCTTCAGCTACGGCGGCTCCTCGCTATGGTCGTTCACCATCCTGCTATTCATACTGATCGCCATAGACGCTAACAGGGCAAAGGATTTGGCGAGATAG
- the mrdA gene encoding penicillin-binding protein 2 produces the protein MKYLETRKYIIQGIFLVVGIVFATRLFYIQVVDSSYKQAAETNAIKPIIQYPFRGLIYDRNGKLLVQNTPVYDLMVVPKDVKDLDTLRLAELVKLPLEDVRERLKKARSFSYVQPSPFYQKLSTQEFAYIQNNLIDFPGFYINARTARGYPHQSLGHALGYIAEISPRQLEDSAYSGYRPGDYIGKAGIELEYEKYLMGQRGVKYKMVNVRGVEKGSFREGAFDTLAVAGENLVSTIDLDLQAYGEHLMNGAKGSIVAIEPATGEILAYVSAPFYDPNLFTGKDYGKNYMELLQDSNKTMFNRPIMADQNPPGSIFKLTQALIALEEGVITPNTTFACNRSLVNCHNHPSPLNLYGAVQHSCNPWFYLAYKALINQGKSKNTFTDTAIGLKEWREQVLSFGFGKQLGIDIPGEKKGIIASTDLYDRVYGKNRWKYSTIYSLSIGQGELGVTPLQMANFMAVVANRGYYITPHIIRSVGDEGKPLKEYQEKHHSSVSPQHFEPIIAGMAEVVRAGTGRRANLAKVGIEVCGKTGTAQNPQGADHAVFVAFAPKDDPKIAIAVYVEHGKWGGQSAAPIAGLMIEQYLTDTVTMKAQEKWVLSREYLNIRSK, from the coding sequence ATGAAGTACTTAGAAACAAGAAAATACATAATTCAGGGCATCTTCCTGGTGGTAGGGATCGTTTTCGCCACCAGGCTTTTCTATATTCAGGTAGTGGACAGCAGCTACAAGCAGGCTGCCGAGACCAATGCCATCAAACCCATCATCCAATATCCTTTCCGGGGCCTGATCTACGACCGGAACGGCAAGCTGCTGGTGCAGAACACGCCTGTGTACGACCTGATGGTGGTACCCAAGGATGTGAAGGACCTGGACACGCTGCGGTTGGCAGAGCTCGTGAAGCTGCCGCTGGAGGATGTGCGCGAGCGCCTGAAGAAGGCCCGCTCCTTCTCTTACGTGCAGCCCTCCCCTTTCTACCAGAAGCTGAGCACGCAGGAATTCGCCTACATTCAGAACAACCTGATCGATTTCCCTGGCTTCTACATTAACGCCCGTACCGCACGCGGCTACCCGCACCAGAGCCTGGGGCACGCCCTGGGCTATATCGCCGAGATCAGTCCGCGGCAGTTGGAGGACAGCGCCTATAGCGGCTACCGTCCTGGCGACTATATTGGCAAAGCGGGCATAGAGCTGGAGTACGAGAAGTACCTGATGGGCCAGCGCGGCGTGAAGTATAAAATGGTGAACGTGCGCGGCGTGGAGAAGGGCTCCTTCCGCGAGGGCGCCTTCGACACCCTGGCCGTGGCCGGCGAGAACCTGGTGAGCACCATTGACCTGGACCTGCAGGCCTACGGCGAGCACCTGATGAATGGGGCCAAAGGAAGTATCGTGGCCATTGAGCCCGCCACCGGTGAGATTCTGGCCTACGTGTCGGCGCCATTCTACGACCCCAACCTGTTTACCGGCAAAGACTACGGCAAGAACTACATGGAGCTGCTGCAGGACTCTAACAAGACCATGTTCAACCGCCCGATCATGGCCGACCAGAACCCGCCAGGCTCTATCTTTAAGCTAACACAAGCCCTGATTGCACTGGAGGAAGGGGTGATTACCCCCAACACAACATTCGCCTGTAACAGGTCGCTGGTAAACTGCCATAACCACCCTTCCCCGCTGAACTTGTACGGGGCGGTGCAGCACTCCTGCAATCCGTGGTTTTACCTGGCTTACAAGGCGCTTATCAACCAGGGCAAGTCTAAAAACACCTTTACGGATACGGCCATTGGCCTGAAGGAGTGGCGCGAGCAGGTGCTCTCCTTTGGCTTTGGCAAGCAGCTGGGCATTGATATCCCTGGCGAGAAGAAAGGAATTATAGCCTCCACCGACCTATACGACCGGGTGTACGGCAAAAACCGCTGGAAATATTCTACCATCTACTCTCTGAGTATAGGCCAGGGGGAGCTGGGGGTAACGCCGCTGCAGATGGCCAACTTTATGGCTGTCGTTGCTAACCGGGGCTACTACATCACCCCGCACATCATCCGCTCTGTGGGCGACGAGGGCAAGCCGCTGAAGGAGTACCAGGAGAAGCACCACTCCTCTGTAAGCCCCCAGCACTTCGAGCCGATTATTGCGGGCATGGCCGAAGTAGTGCGGGCAGGTACAGGCCGCCGCGCCAACCTGGCGAAAGTAGGCATAGAAGTATGCGGAAAAACCGGTACCGCCCAGAACCCGCAGGGCGCCGACCATGCTGTATTTGTGGCCTTTGCCCCAAAGGATGATCCGAAGATAGCCATCGCCGTTTACGTGGAGCACGGTAAATGGGGAGGTCAGTCGGCGGCCCCTATTGCCGGCCTGATGATAGAGCAGTACCTGACTGATACGGTTACCATGAAGGCGCAGGAGAAATGGGTGCTGAGCCGCGAATACCTCAACATCAGATCGAAATAA
- the mreC gene encoding rod shape-determining protein MreC: MRNLFAFIYRFRAFLVFLLLEAACVFLIVRYNTYQGAAFFNSASRYVGQVLEFQSGVTDYFRLTGINQTLASENAALRQELMQYRLAALTDSTAALDTTYFATTDSSAAFPYHLMAGRVINNSVRRMNNYLTISKGTADGVQPGMGVVAPEGVVGRVKTVSEHYATVTSLLHSQMLISAKLTKDETFGTIKWQGGDYRTALLDYIPLHVKPEEGDTVVTSGFNTVFPEGIMIGTISSIEQEPDKSFYTIGVKLSVDFAQLSYVYVVENTYKQERDTLEQNAGIITDEQ; this comes from the coding sequence ATGCGGAATCTATTTGCATTTATTTACCGGTTCCGTGCGTTCCTCGTGTTCCTGCTGCTGGAGGCCGCGTGTGTGTTCCTGATCGTACGCTATAACACGTACCAGGGCGCGGCTTTTTTCAACTCGGCAAGCAGGTATGTGGGGCAGGTACTGGAGTTCCAGAGTGGCGTGACCGACTACTTTCGCCTGACGGGCATCAACCAGACGCTGGCCAGCGAGAACGCGGCCCTGCGCCAGGAGCTGATGCAGTACCGCTTGGCGGCGCTGACGGACAGCACTGCTGCACTGGACACCACCTACTTTGCCACCACCGACAGCAGCGCAGCTTTCCCGTACCACCTGATGGCCGGCCGCGTGATCAATAACTCGGTGCGCCGCATGAACAACTACCTGACCATTTCCAAAGGCACCGCCGACGGGGTGCAGCCGGGTATGGGGGTGGTGGCCCCTGAGGGCGTGGTGGGCCGCGTGAAAACGGTATCGGAGCACTATGCCACGGTTACCTCACTGCTGCACTCGCAGATGCTGATCTCGGCCAAGCTCACAAAGGACGAGACCTTCGGCACCATCAAGTGGCAGGGAGGCGATTATCGCACCGCCCTGCTCGACTACATTCCGCTGCACGTGAAACCCGAGGAAGGCGATACGGTGGTGACGAGCGGCTTTAACACCGTGTTCCCGGAAGGCATCATGATAGGCACCATCAGCTCGATAGAGCAGGAGCCGGACAAAAGCTTTTATACGATCGGCGTGAAACTGAGCGTGGACTTCGCGCAGCTCTCTTATGTGTACGTGGTGGAGAACACCTACAAGCAGGAACGCGACACCCTGGAACAAAACGCAGGCATCATTACAGATGAACAATAG
- a CDS encoding rod shape-determining protein, with protein sequence MGLFNFLTSDIAIDLGTANTLIIHNDKIVVDEPSIIAVDRTTGRVLAIGRNAMQMHEKTHENIKTIRPLKDGVIADFHAAEEMIRGMIKMIDTGRRLFQPSHRMVICIPSGITEVEKRAVRDSAQHAGAKEVWMIQEPMAAAIGIGIDVEQPIGSMIVDIGGGTTEIAVVALSGIVCDQSIRIAGDVFTKDILDYMRRQHNLLIGERSAEKIKIEVGAALTELENPPADYEIRGRDLMTGIPKVIKVTYQEIAIALDKSVSKIEEAVLKALEIAPPELSADIYDNGIHLTGGGALLRGFDKRLAAKTKLPIHIAEDPLRAVVRGTGAAIKNIEGFKNVLLT encoded by the coding sequence ATGGGACTATTTAATTTTCTTACCAGCGATATAGCCATTGACCTGGGTACCGCCAATACCCTGATTATCCACAACGATAAGATTGTAGTTGACGAGCCTTCCATCATCGCCGTGGACCGCACGACGGGCCGCGTACTGGCCATTGGCCGCAATGCCATGCAGATGCACGAGAAGACGCACGAGAACATCAAAACCATCCGCCCGCTGAAGGATGGGGTGATCGCCGACTTCCACGCCGCTGAGGAAATGATCCGGGGCATGATCAAGATGATCGACACAGGCCGCCGCCTGTTCCAGCCCTCGCACCGCATGGTGATCTGTATCCCTTCGGGCATTACGGAGGTGGAGAAGCGCGCTGTGCGCGACTCTGCGCAGCACGCCGGCGCCAAGGAAGTTTGGATGATCCAGGAGCCCATGGCCGCTGCCATCGGTATCGGCATCGACGTGGAGCAGCCGATCGGTTCCATGATTGTGGACATCGGGGGCGGTACGACAGAGATCGCCGTGGTGGCCCTGTCAGGTATCGTGTGCGACCAGTCCATCCGCATTGCCGGCGACGTGTTTACCAAAGATATCCTGGATTATATGCGCCGCCAGCACAACCTGCTGATCGGGGAGCGCTCCGCCGAGAAGATCAAAATTGAGGTAGGCGCCGCGCTCACAGAACTGGAGAACCCACCCGCCGACTACGAGATTCGTGGCCGCGACCTGATGACGGGTATCCCGAAGGTGATCAAGGTAACCTACCAGGAAATCGCCATCGCTTTAGATAAGTCGGTTTCCAAGATCGAGGAGGCCGTGCTGAAGGCGCTGGAGATCGCGCCGCCGGAGCTTTCTGCCGACATTTACGATAACGGCATTCACCTGACAGGCGGCGGAGCTCTGCTGAGAGGCTTCGATAAGCGCCTGGCTGCCAAAACCAAGCTCCCGATCCACATCGCTGAGGATCCGCTCAGGGCGGTGGTGCGCGGCACGGGTGCCGCCATCAAAAACATCGAAGGATTCAAGAATGTCCTGCTAACATAA
- the purH gene encoding bifunctional phosphoribosylaminoimidazolecarboxamide formyltransferase/IMP cyclohydrolase gives MQPVKIKSALISVYYKDRLEPLVELLKQHGVTIYSTGGTQTFLEEQGAKVVAVEDLTDYPSIFGGRVKTLHPKVFGGILHRRDNQSDLSEREKYEIPPIDLVVVDLYPFEETVASGASEADVIEKIDIGGISLIRAAAKNFKDVLIVSSREQYDEVVELLQEKNGATELEDRKRFAAKAFNVSSHYDTHIFNYMNAAGETQAFKQSVQHSMPLRYGENPHQKGTFYGKLEDLFEQLNGKQLSYNNLVDVDAAVALAAEFEEPAVAILKHTNACGVATGESMKEAYLNALSSDPVSAFGGVIIANRAIDMAVAEELNKLFFEVLIAPEYEADALDLLKTKKNRILLKQKPVELPTKLFKTLLNGVIEQDKDLATETEADFKTATKRQPTAEEKKALVFAAKVCKHTKSNTIVLATDKMMFSSGVGQTSRVDALRQAIEKAQSFGFDVSKTVMASDAFFPFPDCVEIADKAGIKAVVQPGGSIKDQDSIDYCDAHNMAMVMTGVRHFKH, from the coding sequence ATGCAACCCGTTAAAATCAAATCCGCGCTGATCTCGGTATACTATAAAGACCGCCTGGAGCCGCTGGTGGAGCTGCTGAAGCAACACGGCGTCACGATCTACTCTACAGGTGGTACCCAAACTTTCTTAGAAGAGCAAGGCGCCAAGGTGGTAGCCGTGGAAGACCTGACAGACTACCCCTCTATCTTCGGCGGCCGCGTGAAAACCCTGCACCCAAAGGTATTTGGCGGCATTCTGCACCGCCGCGATAACCAGAGCGACCTATCGGAGCGTGAGAAGTATGAAATCCCGCCCATCGACCTGGTGGTGGTAGACCTTTACCCGTTCGAGGAAACCGTAGCCTCTGGTGCCTCAGAAGCGGACGTGATCGAGAAGATCGACATCGGCGGTATCTCCCTGATTCGTGCGGCAGCCAAGAATTTCAAGGATGTGCTGATCGTGTCTTCGCGTGAGCAGTACGACGAGGTGGTGGAGCTGCTGCAGGAGAAAAATGGTGCCACGGAACTGGAAGACCGCAAGCGCTTCGCCGCCAAGGCCTTTAACGTGTCGTCGCATTACGACACCCATATCTTCAACTACATGAATGCTGCTGGTGAAACGCAGGCCTTTAAGCAGAGCGTGCAGCACAGCATGCCGCTGCGCTACGGCGAGAACCCGCACCAGAAAGGCACTTTCTACGGCAAGCTGGAGGATCTGTTTGAGCAGCTGAACGGCAAGCAGCTTTCTTACAACAACCTGGTAGACGTGGACGCCGCCGTGGCCCTGGCCGCTGAGTTCGAGGAGCCGGCGGTAGCCATCCTGAAGCACACCAATGCGTGTGGTGTCGCCACCGGCGAAAGTATGAAAGAGGCTTACCTGAACGCCCTGTCGTCTGACCCGGTATCGGCTTTCGGGGGCGTGATCATCGCTAACCGCGCCATCGACATGGCCGTGGCCGAGGAGCTGAACAAGCTGTTCTTCGAGGTATTGATCGCGCCGGAGTATGAGGCTGACGCGCTGGACCTGCTGAAGACGAAGAAGAACCGCATCCTGCTGAAGCAGAAGCCGGTGGAGCTGCCAACCAAGCTATTCAAAACCCTGCTGAACGGCGTGATCGAGCAGGACAAGGACCTGGCCACCGAAACAGAGGCTGACTTTAAAACCGCCACCAAGCGCCAGCCAACCGCCGAGGAGAAAAAGGCCCTGGTGTTCGCCGCCAAAGTGTGCAAGCACACCAAATCCAATACCATTGTGCTGGCTACCGACAAGATGATGTTTTCGAGCGGCGTGGGCCAGACCTCGCGTGTGGATGCCCTGCGTCAGGCCATCGAGAAAGCCCAGAGCTTTGGCTTTGATGTGAGCAAGACCGTGATGGCCTCCGATGCCTTCTTCCCGTTCCCGGATTGTGTTGAAATTGCAGACAAGGCGGGTATAAAGGCAGTGGTGCAGCCCGGCGGCTCCATCAAGGACCAGGACTCGATTGATTACTGCGACGCACACAACATGGCCATGGTGATGACAGGCGTACGCCACTTCAAACACTAG
- the purN gene encoding phosphoribosylglycinamide formyltransferase, translating into MKPKDKKHIVIFASGSGSNAQRLLEHFEHHPAIRVAALFSNNPKAYALKRAETFRVPAFLFTRDEFYNTDKVLEQVQAFEPDLIVLAGFLWLVPLNLLRAFPNRIINIHPALLPKYGGKGMHGAHVHAAVIQAQEPESGITIHYINEEYDKGEFILQERCPVQPTDSPEELAARILQLEHKHLPEVVERLLLENNQL; encoded by the coding sequence TTGAAACCAAAGGATAAGAAACATATAGTCATATTCGCGTCGGGATCGGGGAGCAATGCGCAGCGCCTGCTGGAGCATTTCGAACACCACCCTGCCATACGTGTGGCCGCCCTGTTTTCTAACAACCCGAAAGCGTATGCCCTAAAACGAGCCGAGACCTTCCGCGTCCCGGCTTTTTTGTTTACCCGCGACGAATTTTACAACACTGACAAGGTACTGGAGCAGGTGCAAGCCTTTGAGCCCGACCTGATCGTGCTGGCCGGTTTCCTGTGGCTGGTGCCGCTAAACCTGCTGCGCGCCTTCCCGAACCGCATCATCAACATACACCCTGCCCTGCTGCCCAAGTACGGCGGCAAGGGCATGCACGGCGCCCATGTGCACGCGGCCGTTATCCAGGCGCAGGAGCCGGAGTCGGGTATCACCATCCATTACATCAACGAGGAGTACGACAAAGGCGAGTTTATACTTCAGGAGCGCTGCCCGGTACAACCCACCGACTCGCCCGAGGAGCTGGCTGCCCGCATACTACAATTGGAGCACAAGCACCTGCCCGAGGTGGTGGAGAGGCTGCTGCTGGAAAATAACCAACTATAA
- a CDS encoding SRPBCC domain-containing protein produces the protein MKDYKKYYIIPAEPEEVYVALTNPYTLQLWTGEPAEMSTEPGSEFSLWEGSITGKNLEFEENSKLVQQWYFGEQEEPSIVTIKLHPHKYGTSAELRHTNIPDEAYEDIAEGWDHAYFASLIDFYEGE, from the coding sequence ATGAAAGACTACAAGAAATACTACATCATACCTGCCGAGCCCGAGGAAGTATACGTGGCCCTGACCAACCCCTACACCTTGCAGCTCTGGACAGGCGAGCCCGCGGAAATGTCTACGGAGCCGGGGTCGGAGTTCTCGCTGTGGGAAGGAAGTATAACCGGCAAAAACCTGGAGTTTGAGGAAAACAGCAAGCTGGTACAACAGTGGTATTTCGGCGAGCAGGAGGAACCATCCATCGTGACCATTAAACTGCACCCGCACAAGTATGGCACCTCCGCCGAGCTGCGCCACACCAACATCCCCGACGAGGCCTATGAAGACATTGCCGAAGGTTGGGACCACGCCTACTTCGCCTCGCTCATTGATTTCTACGAGGGGGAGTAA